From a single Silene latifolia isolate original U9 population chromosome 6, ASM4854445v1, whole genome shotgun sequence genomic region:
- the LOC141588090 gene encoding uncharacterized protein LOC141588090 yields the protein MGITNDPMGDICRLHPEDHHHLFYTCEYALACSRILQNAMKISLPGSGLVQWFSRARRSKFQRRYIGACYVGMFYYIWRIRNEARIDHCIRAPAQVVKLILSEVQSRFTRRNCSKLKSSDIAWLNSIR from the coding sequence ATGGGGATTACCAATGATCCCATGGGTGATATCTGTAGGCTCCATCCTGAAGACCATCATCATTTGTTCTATACTTGTGAGTATGCTCTTGCCTGTAGTAGAATTCTTCAGAATGCTATGAAGATTTCTCTTCCTGGATCTGGTCTAGTTCAATGGTTTTCACGAGCAAGAAGGTCAAAATTTCAACGCAGATATATTGGGGCTTGCTATGTTGGCATGTTCTACTATATCTGGAGGATTAGGAATGAAGCTCGAATTGATCACTGTATTAGGGCTCCTGCACAGGTGGTCAAGCTCATTCTCTCAGAAGTGCAATCCCGGTTTACTAGAAGGAACTGCAGCAAACTGAAGTCTAGTGATATTGCCTGGTTGAATAGTATTCGCTAG